The following coding sequences are from one Cytophagales bacterium window:
- a CDS encoding YqaE/Pmp3 family membrane protein, with translation MCLFACNTHKQSQLSVRAHYPVKQKIEKPILEVSLSQPISETTNSKRDITTPAFIKTTIPNVKANANITYRPDPELSKQEKKKFKKQAKTLIKVARRESGPEYDDKFILCVILAFLLPPLSVYLYENSLTINFWVDLLLTLIFWIPGIIFALLVIYNQVNLQ, from the coding sequence ATGTGTCTTTTTGCTTGTAATACTCATAAACAATCACAACTTAGTGTTAGAGCCCATTATCCTGTAAAACAAAAAATAGAAAAACCCATTCTGGAAGTCAGTTTGTCTCAACCAATCTCTGAAACCACAAACTCAAAGCGAGATATTACAACTCCTGCATTTATTAAGACCACAATTCCAAATGTGAAAGCGAATGCAAATATTACTTATAGACCGGATCCTGAATTATCTAAACAAGAAAAGAAAAAGTTTAAGAAACAGGCTAAAACTCTCATAAAAGTTGCAAGGAGAGAAAGCGGGCCTGAATACGATGATAAATTCATTTTATGTGTAATATTAGCTTTTTTATTACCACCCTTATCGGTATATTTATACGAAAATAGTCTTACAATAAATTTCTGGGTAGATCTGTTATTAACTTTAATCTTCTGGATCCCGGGTATCATCTTTGCCCTATTGGTGATTTATAATCAGGTGAATTTACAATAA
- a CDS encoding methionine adenosyltransferase: protein MAYSYTSESVSEGHPDKIADQISDALVDNFIAQDPNSKVACETLVTTGLTVLSGEVKSTAYLDVQKIAREVINKIGYNKSDYQFDADSCGVISAIHEQSEDINQGVVEGKGLHKEQGAGDQGMMFGYATNETDNYMPLPIELSHLLLKELAAIRKEGRQMTYLRPDSKSQVTIQYDDNNKPVKIETIVVSTQHDDFDEEEAMLKKIKSDVIQILIPRVKAKVPDKFKKFFADDIVYHVNPTGKFVIGGPHGDTGLTGRKIIVDTYGGKGAHGGGAFSGKDPSKVDRSAAYAVRHVAKNLVAAGIADEIEVQVSYAIGVAKPMRLYLNTFGTSKVNIADSEIAKKVENIFDLKPASIIKRLKLKEPIYSETAAYGHMGREPQKKTLTFNVNGKEIIKKVETFTWEKLDYVDRIRKEFGMR, encoded by the coding sequence ATGGCTTATTCATACACTTCCGAATCAGTTTCAGAAGGCCATCCGGACAAGATCGCTGACCAGATATCTGATGCTTTAGTAGACAATTTTATTGCCCAGGACCCAAATTCAAAAGTGGCTTGCGAAACATTGGTGACTACCGGCCTGACCGTACTTAGCGGTGAGGTAAAAAGCACGGCCTACCTGGATGTACAAAAAATAGCCAGAGAGGTGATCAATAAGATTGGGTACAACAAATCAGATTACCAGTTTGATGCTGACTCATGCGGGGTGATCTCTGCAATACACGAACAATCCGAAGATATTAACCAGGGCGTGGTTGAAGGAAAAGGTTTGCACAAAGAGCAAGGCGCTGGTGACCAGGGCATGATGTTCGGATATGCTACCAACGAAACAGATAATTATATGCCTCTGCCTATTGAGCTTTCCCACCTCCTGCTAAAGGAACTGGCTGCGATAAGAAAAGAAGGCAGGCAAATGACCTACCTAAGGCCAGATTCCAAATCCCAGGTTACGATTCAGTATGATGATAATAATAAACCGGTAAAAATTGAGACCATCGTAGTATCCACCCAGCATGATGACTTTGACGAGGAAGAAGCAATGCTTAAAAAGATCAAATCTGATGTTATACAGATATTAATTCCAAGAGTAAAAGCGAAAGTACCTGATAAATTTAAGAAATTTTTTGCTGATGATATTGTTTACCACGTCAATCCAACCGGTAAGTTTGTAATTGGCGGACCGCATGGCGACACGGGATTAACAGGACGTAAGATCATTGTTGACACTTATGGTGGCAAAGGCGCTCACGGTGGAGGCGCCTTTTCAGGAAAAGACCCATCAAAAGTTGACCGTTCTGCTGCTTATGCTGTAAGGCATGTTGCAAAAAATTTAGTCGCTGCAGGAATTGCTGACGAAATAGAAGTGCAGGTATCTTATGCTATTGGAGTAGCAAAACCAATGAGGCTGTATCTCAATACTTTTGGCACTTCAAAAGTTAATATCGCAGACAGTGAAATAGCTAAAAAAGTAGAAAATATTTTTGACCTCAAACCGGCATCCATCATTAAAAGGCTGAAATTGAAAGAACCCATATACTCAGAAACCGCAGCTTATGGCCATATGGGAAGAGAGCCGCAGAAGAAAACTTTGACTTTCAACGTCAATGGTAAAGAAATAATTAAAAAGGTGGAAACATTTACCTGGGAGAAGCTGGACTACGTGGATAGGATACGCAAAGAGTTTGGGATGAGATGA
- a CDS encoding tetratricopeptide repeat protein, whose product MKKTLLSITLCLLYTANGLADNKIDSLKHAFKTAKADTTKIVTLNRLSEALWRTGEYDQALDYASQALNKIVIALRARGSQGDGAKQPYKTQPGGAKRSPQMLGWLKKAKASAYHNIGAIYYLQGNYPKALDHFTQSLKLKRQLNDKAGIASAYNNIAGIYAKQGNYPKALDHHTRSLKLKRQLNDKAGIASAYNNIANIYYKQGNYPKALDLYTRSLKLSRQLNDKAGIARAYNNIANIYYEQGNYPKALDLHTRSLKLSRQLNDKDGIALAYNNIAVIYDEQGNYPKALDHYTQSLKLSRQLNDKAGIARAYSNIGTLYTTLPDSVPGIGRDSTERLYERAMELQQKSLNIMKEIGAAGLMTHALNAIGALYMKVVKLEGLEVRRLEGWKMAVKYYEQSAQIADSIGAKPQLIEAFEKLAVCSWQLASQMTAGNWQSANKRADLLEKAYEYHVKYAKVKEEVFNEDKRKEMGRQEMAHEYELEKIDQQQKDKEAAAAKATKDNMQYIAMVIGVFAMFTAVFFLANILMPDWLVNLVSWIPFVMLFELTLVYSDPYIEVLTGGQPFYKFLFNTSIAVILFFVQHYFQNKLKQRMYRIRKMKVKSKK is encoded by the coding sequence ATGAAAAAAACCCTTTTATCAATTACACTGTGTCTTTTATACACAGCAAATGGTTTAGCTGACAATAAAATTGACAGCTTAAAACATGCCTTCAAAACCGCCAAAGCAGACACCACCAAAATAGTTACCCTCAACCGCCTCTCCGAAGCCCTCTGGCGCACCGGTGAATACGACCAGGCGCTTGACTATGCCAGCCAGGCCCTCAATAAAATTGTCATCGCGTTGCGAGCCAGGGGCAGCCAAGGGGATGGAGCGAAGCAACCCTACAAAACACAACCAGGTGGAGCGAAGCGATCTCCTCAAATGTTAGGTTGGCTCAAAAAAGCAAAAGCCAGCGCTTACCACAATATTGGTGCAATTTACTATCTGCAGGGCAATTACCCCAAAGCCCTTGACCATTTCACCCAGAGCTTAAAGCTCAAAAGGCAGCTCAACGATAAAGCCGGCATTGCCAGCGCTTACAACAATATCGCTGGCATTTACGCGAAGCAAGGCAATTACCCCAAAGCCCTTGACCATCACACCCGAAGCTTAAAGCTCAAAAGGCAGCTCAACGATAAAGCCGGCATTGCCAGCGCTTACAACAATATCGCTAACATTTACTATAAGCAGGGCAATTACCCCAAAGCCCTTGACCTTTACACCCGGAGCTTAAAGCTCTCGAGGCAGCTCAACGATAAAGCCGGCATTGCCCGCGCTTACAACAATATCGCTAACATTTACTATGAGCAGGGCAATTACCCCAAAGCCCTTGACCTTCACACCCGGAGCTTAAAGCTCTCAAGGCAGCTCAACGATAAAGACGGCATTGCCCTCGCTTACAACAATATCGCTGTCATTTACGATGAGCAGGGCAATTACCCCAAAGCCCTTGACCATTACACCCAGAGCTTAAAGCTCTCAAGGCAGCTCAACGATAAAGCCGGCATTGCCCGCGCTTACAGCAATATCGGTACACTTTACACTACGCTTCCCGATAGCGTGCCGGGCATCGGCCGTGATTCAACAGAGCGGCTCTATGAAAGAGCGATGGAATTGCAGCAAAAAAGCCTGAATATAATGAAAGAGATCGGAGCTGCTGGGCTGATGACTCATGCGCTGAATGCCATCGGGGCGCTTTATATGAAGGTTGTAAAGTTGGAAGGTTTGGAGGTTAGAAGGTTGGAAGGTTGGAAGATGGCAGTAAAGTACTATGAGCAATCGGCACAGATAGCAGACTCAATAGGAGCAAAGCCGCAACTGATAGAGGCGTTTGAAAAGTTGGCAGTATGCAGTTGGCAGTTGGCAAGTCAGATGACAGCCGGCAATTGGCAATCTGCAAACAAGAGAGCGGATTTGTTGGAAAAGGCTTACGAATATCATGTAAAGTATGCGAAGGTAAAAGAGGAGGTGTTTAACGAAGATAAGAGAAAAGAGATGGGCCGCCAGGAGATGGCGCATGAGTATGAGCTTGAAAAGATAGACCAGCAGCAAAAAGATAAAGAAGCAGCAGCAGCCAAAGCCACCAAAGACAATATGCAATACATCGCCATGGTCATCGGGGTCTTTGCCATGTTTACCGCAGTTTTCTTTCTTGCCAATATACTCATGCCAGACTGGCTGGTAAATCTTGTAAGCTGGATACCTTTTGTAATGTTGTTTGAGCTTACACTTGTGTATTCAGACCCGTATATAGAAGTCCTCACAGGTGGTCAGCCCTTTTATAAGTTTTTGTTCAATACGAGTATAGCGGTTATACTGTTTTTTGTGCAGCATTACTTCCAGAATAAGCTGAAGCAGCGGATGTACAGGATCAGGAAAATGAAAGTAAAAAGTAAAAAGTAA
- the lysS gene encoding lysine--tRNA ligase, with product MQLTEQQQRRRAELEELIKLGINPYPPETYQVNVTIEEILAQSVKRIERSPASWRGPEPNAMPRQLAGPGAMRNVSIAARLMGRRVMGSASFAEIQDATGRIQIYLKRDELCPGEDKSLYNTVFKKLLDIGDLVGIRGFVFTTQVGEVTIHVKELTVLSKSLRPLPIIKESTDQEGEAKVHDAFTDPESKYRQRYVDLIVNPDVRDVFVKRTRLINSIREFLNDKAYLEVETPILQPLYGGAAARPFTTHHNTLDMTLYLRIANELYLKRLIIGGFDGVYEFGKDFRNEGMDRSHNPEFTQMELYVAYKDYLWMMDLVEEMVEKVAIDLHGVARIGNPSSGGSGSSSSGGSSGEQRGGNPSSGGSGSSSSGGSSEEQRGLTATLNFERPWKRFTMFEAIEHYTGTDISAMDEAGLKKTADKLGIDVDNTMGKGKLIDEIFSGKCEPNIIQPTFIMDYPIEMSPLAKKHRSKEGLVERFEVICNGKELCNAFSELNDPVDQRKRFEHQAALAGKGDEEAMVLDEDFLKALEYGMPPTAGLGIGIDRLTMIMTNSSSIQDVIFFPQMRQEKAPSPKK from the coding sequence ATGCAATTAACTGAACAACAACAAAGAAGACGCGCAGAACTTGAGGAATTGATAAAACTGGGCATAAACCCATACCCGCCTGAGACATACCAGGTAAATGTAACCATAGAAGAGATATTAGCGCAAAGTGTAAAGCGCATAGAGCGTAGCCCCGCCAGTTGGCGGGGTCCTGAGCCAAACGCTATGCCCCGCCAACTGGCGGGGCCAGGCGCTATGCGCAACGTCTCCATCGCTGCACGGCTTATGGGCAGAAGAGTCATGGGGTCGGCTTCTTTTGCTGAGATCCAGGATGCAACTGGCAGGATACAGATCTACTTAAAAAGGGATGAGTTGTGTCCGGGAGAAGATAAAAGCTTGTACAATACCGTATTTAAAAAATTACTTGACATAGGAGACCTGGTCGGCATCAGGGGTTTTGTATTTACAACACAGGTTGGGGAGGTCACAATTCATGTGAAAGAATTAACAGTGCTGAGCAAGTCGCTCAGGCCTTTGCCCATTATTAAAGAATCAACTGACCAGGAAGGTGAAGCAAAAGTTCATGACGCTTTCACCGACCCTGAAAGTAAGTACAGGCAGCGGTATGTGGACCTTATTGTCAATCCTGATGTGCGGGATGTATTTGTGAAAAGAACCAGGCTTATCAATTCAATAAGAGAATTTTTGAATGATAAAGCTTATCTTGAAGTTGAAACACCCATTTTGCAGCCCCTTTATGGTGGAGCTGCTGCAAGGCCTTTTACAACCCACCACAATACATTAGATATGACCTTATACCTGCGCATTGCCAACGAATTATATCTTAAACGACTCATTATAGGCGGCTTTGACGGTGTCTATGAGTTTGGCAAAGATTTCCGCAACGAAGGAATGGACAGATCCCATAACCCGGAGTTCACGCAAATGGAACTGTATGTAGCGTATAAAGATTATTTGTGGATGATGGATCTTGTAGAAGAAATGGTAGAAAAGGTGGCGATAGACCTTCATGGTGTAGCTCGGATTGGTAATCCGAGCAGCGGTGGCAGTGGCAGTAGTAGCAGCGGTGGCAGCAGCGGGGAACAGCGGGGGGGTAATCCGAGTAGCGGTGGCAGTGGCAGTAGTAGCAGCGGTGGCAGCAGCGAGGAACAGCGCGGGCTTACTGCCACTTTAAATTTCGAGCGCCCCTGGAAGCGGTTTACCATGTTTGAAGCCATTGAGCATTATACGGGCACAGATATTTCAGCTATGGATGAAGCCGGGCTTAAAAAAACTGCAGACAAACTCGGCATTGATGTTGATAATACGATGGGTAAGGGTAAGCTTATAGATGAGATTTTTAGTGGAAAATGCGAGCCAAACATTATCCAGCCTACCTTTATCATGGATTATCCTATTGAAATGTCACCCCTTGCAAAGAAGCACAGGAGCAAAGAGGGGCTGGTAGAGCGTTTTGAAGTAATATGCAATGGAAAAGAACTGTGCAACGCTTTCTCTGAATTAAACGACCCGGTAGATCAGCGCAAACGATTCGAACATCAGGCAGCGCTTGCCGGAAAAGGAGATGAAGAGGCAATGGTGCTTGATGAAGACTTTTTAAAAGCGTTGGAATACGGCATGCCCCCAACCGCAGGCCTTGGCATAGGCATAGACCGGCTGACCATGATCATGACCAATTCCAGCTCAATCCAGGATGTGATCTTCTTTCCGCAGATGAGGCAAGAAAAAGCCCCAAGTCCCAAGAAATAA
- a CDS encoding OmpA family protein — MIFRNVLIALLASSGMTACVTSKKYDDLLARKIKLDEGLQGCQSELESLNVSNQKYKDEIKELKGDNKTLKLDNMILQKTQILYNELNDTYEKLLRNHSALVSHNTSETAQLSKDLTGREQELLDSKRQVTELEHDLKLREERVNELEKMIADKEKAVKKLKDKVTGALYGFKDRDLSIEVKNGKVYVTMAQNLMFKSGSYQVDRKGEDALRKLARVLRDQYDINIMVEGHTDDVAISAGTSCMVDNWDLSALRATAIVRILASEGINAKRLISAGRGEYMPVATGTSSEARRKNRRTEIILTPKLDELFRLLEMN, encoded by the coding sequence ATAATCTTCAGGAACGTGCTCATTGCACTATTAGCGTCATCAGGGATGACCGCCTGTGTCACTTCCAAAAAATATGATGATCTGTTGGCAAGAAAAATCAAATTAGATGAAGGCCTGCAAGGTTGTCAATCTGAACTTGAATCTCTGAATGTTAGTAATCAAAAATACAAGGACGAGATCAAAGAATTAAAAGGAGATAACAAGACGTTGAAATTAGATAATATGATCCTTCAAAAAACGCAAATTCTCTATAACGAGCTGAATGATACTTATGAAAAATTACTCAGGAATCATAGCGCATTAGTGTCACACAATACTTCTGAAACCGCCCAACTTTCTAAAGATCTGACTGGCCGGGAACAGGAGCTCCTGGATAGTAAAAGACAGGTCACAGAGCTGGAACATGATTTAAAACTTCGGGAAGAAAGAGTAAACGAGCTTGAAAAGATGATTGCAGATAAGGAAAAAGCTGTTAAAAAATTAAAAGATAAAGTAACTGGTGCACTTTATGGTTTTAAGGATAGAGATCTGTCAATAGAGGTTAAGAATGGTAAAGTTTATGTTACGATGGCACAGAATTTAATGTTCAAATCAGGCAGCTACCAGGTAGATCGTAAAGGGGAGGATGCGCTTCGAAAATTAGCCAGGGTACTCAGAGATCAATATGACATAAACATTATGGTAGAAGGTCATACCGATGATGTAGCAATCTCAGCAGGGACTTCCTGTATGGTAGACAACTGGGATTTAAGTGCGCTCAGGGCAACTGCAATTGTAAGAATACTCGCCAGCGAGGGTATCAACGCCAAAAGGTTGATCTCAGCTGGTAGAGGAGAATATATGCCTGTAGCCACAGGCACCTCTTCGGAAGCAAGAAGAAAAAACAGGAGAACTGAGATCATACTCACGCCCAAGCTGGATGAATTGTTCCGGTTATTGGAAATGAATTAA